CTCCCCCACGGCCACGCACCCCTTCAGGTCCGGGTGAAGGGCGGTGTACCCCCCTTCCGGCTCCGCCACCAAGAGCGCCGGGTACTCTAGGCCTAGATAGTGCTCCAAAGGCTTCCGCATCTTTCGCCTATCCCCGTGGGCCGTTAGGCCCCCTTGTCCCCAGAACCT
This DNA window, taken from Thermus aquaticus, encodes the following:
- a CDS encoding type II toxin-antitoxin system HicB family antitoxin, with amino-acid sequence MRKPLEHYLGLEYPALLVAEPEGGYTALHPDLKGCVAVGETPEEALANLEEARRLWLETAYEHGDEIPLPPSWPFGRRG